The DNA region aatgaaaagttgaggatatgaatgataaaaaaagatttaaaactaaaatgataaaaaggCTAAAGtttgaggactgaaaatgaaaaaaaattaatgtcgTAACCCCCTATGTCTAACGGAACAAATCACATGAGGGTTAATTGTCCCAAACAAAAGAATATGGTGCGATTTATCCTGATTCCAAACTACAAATGagatttttgtctttttcccttGTCCTTTTGTTGATGCAAGGAGCAGATCAATTGGGAATGGTTCCTCAAGGTAGTTCGCACGTACCGAGAGGGGAACGTATTTGTGCAAACTGATTGGTTAGGCGGTCATTGCTTTGCCTTTGGTCCGTATTGTTACTTACATATACCAACTGGCCTAGGAGCGTTTAATTCTTTTACCGATATAATTGGGGTCTTCACACCCACattatatttattgattttctttttctttcttggccTTGGCCTTGATtgcgccaaaaaaaaaaaagggggctTGTCGAAAGTACTATATTATGTGCTGAATGCTTATGAATGCATTTAATTCCATAGATTTTAGGTATCATCTCCAATTAAATTATTTGACAAATAGGTcgtaaaaaaaattgcttgACAAATAGCTATACTAATTAGTCTTTATTTTTGCATTCCTTTAAGCAAGAATATATGCAGCCTCCCAAGTCATCAATTCAGCATCTGCAAAAAGGAGAAATGAAATGGTGAGTAATTATATAGATTCATGATTTTATAGTTAACTTGTATATTGATCATGTCCAAATTCTACTCTCTTTTCTCGGTAGGTTAGTTTTTCGTTCATACATCAATCGATGAATTAATCGCTAATCAAGTTGCCATATACATACCCGACGCACTACCATTGGAGGTGGAGCCGGAGCTGCATTAGGTGGAGGAGCTGCTAAGCCTGTTTGCCCAGGATCAGCAATGATGCGGCCAACTTCAAAGATGAGTTCAGACATCGTGATGTGACATGCTTGCCTGCATGAAGGGACGCAACTGAGAATAGCTCGGTCGACGCATGTCGCCAAACAAAGCCTGAAACACCATTGCTTGCTCAAGTTTGGCACCACATCAGCGCCGATGTCGAAGTTTTCCGGCGCATCATCAACATCTTTGCAATTAGCGCCAATCACTAGAACCATCGCCACAGCCATAACCATCAGGAGCTTCCTCATTCGACTTCCTTCCATGGCTTACTCTGTGTCTCTCTATGCTGTGGAATTGTTCTATTTTATGGATGAAGTAGAGGTTCGAGAGTATGTATTTATAATAAggcaaaaatatattataattaataaggtGGTATAACCGGTCACTGTTAATTCACTTGAAAAAGtcaaaagtaattaattttaatttttgtagtTAAAACATTTCCCAATGTGTCTATATGTGAAAATAATTTGAGTCCGGTAAATGCAATTACATCTAGCACTACAAGGCTAAATCCCTTAATAATGAATAtacatatctatctatatatacactaaAACTAATTTGAGTGTAATAAATAGAATTAGTTTTAGCATTGCAATACAAATCCCTTATAATTAGaagtatatttttaaaaaaaggggaaaatagCACTGTATAACTTGATCTTTTGACTTTTCTTGACGTAGTGCGGTAGTAGCACAAATCGAAATGTTTTTCCAATAAAGCATGGTCTTTTTCACCGTATAATGCCATAGGTATTCCGTCAAAAATTAGACAAAATGATGATGTGGTGATTTCTTTAGGGGAAATATTCAGAAATTACAAATTTTGGACCCAAAACTAGTtaagtaaaataatatatctaaaattaaaaagaaaaaaaaattgggattAGAGGCCGAGGTAGGGAGGCCAATTGGCCACCGACCCCCGATCAAGGTCGCTTGCTGGCTTAGACCATGTTGGCGACCCCGGTCGGCGGTGGGTGGCCGACGGGGGGCCACGAGCCTCTCAGTATGATGGATCCTCATGGTGACCCCAATCAGGGACGAGTGGCCGGCGGGGTCACCCACAACCTTCCCAATTCGAGTGATCCCTGCAGTTGGATCCCCAAATTTGTGAGGGGGGAGCGTTGGGGGTACAAGGTGGGAGACGCAAGGGCGGGTTTCGGGGATGCCCTTGCCGACCACCCCCGATGAGATCCCTCAAATTGGGTGGGTCAATGGCACCCAGCCAACCACTTACCCCCCTGTTTGGGGGATTGGGGGGTTGTGGGTGCTCCCGTCGATCACCCACCTCTTGATTATGGTGACCGACATGGTGAGCTTGCCGGCGACCCTGATCGGAGGGTGGTGGTTGGCAAGGATGCCCCTACCCCCTCCTCCGATTCCGgctttgatttttaattttacattacaatattaaattatactttaatttatttgttttagggtCCCCAAGTTGTTATTTGTGCAAATTTCTCCCTAAAAAGGTCAACATGTCAGCATTTTGTCTATTTTTTAGGGAATACCGATGATATATTGTgtgatgtaattttttttgtgctACATGGAAAAAATATTTCGATTTGTGCTGCTGCactaaaaaagtaaaaaaaaaacaaatcgtGCCATGTGGTtctatttttccaaaaaacaGAGAATGATAACTAATgatatttaataagaaaaataaatgaaatcaaTTCCTAAAGTTAAAGACAAGTAGTAATTATTTTACCggaaaaatatgaatttaccccaaaaaaaatataagcagtaattaattttttaataaatgaacTAAAATACAATTCGAACAAAACAgtttaaaaggaaaatcaacCATAAAAGATATAGGTTAAAGCATGAAACTAAATTATGATCCACTGATATCATGTCCTTTGTAATCCAAAGTTAGAGCATGAAACTAAATTACaacaagaattttaaaaaggaaaggaTAGATCGACCATAgagaattattataatttatgattgaaaacaataaataaaattgggtttattataattatagtcATATGTATTGAAAATGTTAAGAGATTACAAATGAGTTACattggaattgaaaattttaaagtaaaaaaaaaatcaaccttaaaatctacaaatttatttgtatttaaaGCTGTATGTTTCATTAATTTTGTGGAGAATAACTTTTGATCTTGTAGCGGTTGTTTAAAAATAACTC from Punica granatum isolate Tunisia-2019 chromosome 3, ASM765513v2, whole genome shotgun sequence includes:
- the LOC116201736 gene encoding uncharacterized protein LOC116201736; translation: MEGSRMRKLLMVMAVAMVLVIGANCKDVDDAPENFDIGADVVPNLSKQWCFRLCLATCVDRAILSCVPSCRQACHITMSELIFEVGRIIADPGQTGLAAPPPNAAPAPPPMVVRRMLN